From the genome of Bos indicus x Bos taurus breed Angus x Brahman F1 hybrid chromosome 19, Bos_hybrid_MaternalHap_v2.0, whole genome shotgun sequence:
CTtgctccacccccgccccacatTCCTCAGGCCAATCTGGTTGCAGATCTTAGAGAAGAGTTTTGGCAACAGGAGTCTGtgcccagggagccctgggaTCCAGGGCTGGGAAGCCAGGGAGCCCTGCCATCCAGGCCATGCCTCCTGGGCTCAGTTCCCTTCCCGTTGGCACTGAAGGCACGGAAGTGTGGGGGCAGGCACCCCCATGGTTCCTGGGTCCCAGGGGCCCCAGCCTTCTGAGATCCCGAGCTCCTGATGCCAGGTCATCCCCATCTGCCCAGCCTCCGTCTCCCATTACTTGCCACACCCCATCAAGCCTTGGCGGGCAGGAGGGCCGGTTCCAGGCAGGGCCCCTCAGTTGTGCCCTAAGCGTCCATTTTTGCCTTGAGTGCTTGTGCCATAGGGCAGGCGGGGCATCCGAGCAACCCGTTCGGAAACATCCCCTGGGTTGGAGGGGGCAGCGACAGGGGAGGTGTCCTCGGGGCCTGCAACGGGAAGGGCCAGGAGCTCTGCTTTAAGGCATGCCTCTCCATGCCCCTCTCGTCACCCACAGTGGCTCTGAACTCCCCTAGGGGCACCTCCCCCCCAGAGGCCAGTCCCACTAATAGTCTTCAGGAACCCAGTTTCCAGCAAGGGGCAGCCATAGGGGcagggagttcaaaccagtctcctccctggcctggccaagggctcccctctccccattggCTATCCCCGCCCCCGACACTTGCTGGGACTCACCCAAGCTCTGGCACGGAGGGAGTTTGACCTTGGCCATAGGCAGTGTGGTCTTTCCCAGGGGTCTGATGGTAGGGGTCAGGTGTCCAACCACTGGCATCCTCTGTTCTTCGGTGTGATTCTCCCCAGGCCGGGGTCCAGCAACGTGCATCTTGGGCGGGACAGCTGCGTTGGCTGGAGAGCCAGATGAGCTGGGAGCTGCATGGGGATCTGATACAAGGAGAAGTTGGTTCAGTTGGGGGACACTCCATGGAGAGTGGTGCACAGCTAGTGGTACCCTGGGGCCTCTGGAGGAGTCCAGCCTTCAGAACCCGGCAAGGAAGGGGCCCAGACACCCCCAGCTCCTGTCCCTCTAGGCTCACCCCTTGTCCTGTGACTTCAAAGGCCTGGGACCTCCGCTTCCTCTTTGCCTCCAGGGActcctcttgtttctttcttgggcttttcttctGGCCTTGCAGCGGGGGACAAGGGCCATCGCCATGACGCTCGACTGCCCGGGATGGCGCCTCACCTGTGCTGCTGGATAGGCTGTCCTCGCTGGCGGTGtgctggagggtggggctgggcgggCCGCTTGCAGGCCAGCGGTCCGGGCGGCCGCACGTCATCAGTCTGGCCCTTCAAGTGCAGGGACAGGCTGCTCTGCTTCATGGTGGGTGCCAGCAGTTGGCGCCCCTTGGCCCCCAGGGCCTGCGAGCGGTGCCAGGCAGCCTTCCCAGTGATGATCTTGGTGTCGGCCGcggtctccttcctccctgcggCGGGACAGAGGGGCACCCACCCCAGGATCAAGGCCACATTCCGCCCCCCCCCTCCTGCACCTCCAATACCCCCTTCTCTGCTGCAGCTCACCCCAACTTGCTTGCTGTTTGAGaaactttgggcaagtttctgagccttcttttcatctgtaaactgaCGATGGTAAAACCAGCCtcagtgggttgggaagatttttttttttgaccatgacacacggcatacaggatcttagttccctgactggggatcgaacttTCACCCACTGCAgtgaagtgctgagtcttaaccactggactgccagggaagtcccaggttctGAAGATGGATTGCTGAGATATGAGGGTCACCTGTGGCCACAGGGTAGGAGGATTCGGACTCTATTTGCTATTACAATTATTTCCGAGTGGGAAGTGGAGGGGGCGTGACCCCAAGtaccatgtgttccccattctggtTTCCAATTGTGTCCCCTGCTCTGTGTGGACAGAGCAGGTGGTTACTCTTCTCTGGGTACTGGTGCCTCTCTTTCTAGAACGATGCCTGGGTGTGTTcagcagaggagagggaaggaaggggcttcGGCTGGGTGCGCTGAGCTATTGAGATCATGCCAGGCTCAggctgatggggggtgggggaggcaggggacacaCCTTTGTGGGACAAGGGGATCTCCGACAGATTCTCGATGCTTCCCGGGGAGGAGTTGATCTGGCCGTTCAGACCGACCTGAGTGGCAGCTTGTGAGATGAATGGGTTGGGAAGAGAAGCCATTGGACCCAGCAGGAACCCTATGTCCTCAGAGGGCTGTTTTGGAAAAGTTCCATCCCAACCACTGGGTGTCCCTCCCGGGTACTCCCACCCACATCCAGGGAACCGTGGGacccactgctcacctcctgtgTCACCAGGGTGCCGGCCAGGATTGGGGGTGGAGTGGGCAGACAGGAGCCCTTCGCTTGCCAGGCCCGGGAGCTGGCCTTGAACAGGTGGTTGGCTTCActgaggtgggcagaggaggatGGGCAGCTGTTGCCCAGGCTGGTACCACGGGGGTCCCACTGCCACGCCTCCTGAGAACTGTTGCATTGTGGGAACGAGGACCCCAAAGTCCTGGCTCCAGACCTGTgcccccctcccctctttcctgcTCCATCCTCCCTGGGAGGCCAGGTCTGGGCTGGCACCTCTGAGACAcggcctggtggctcaggcgggcTGGATGGCTGGAAGTGGTCCTCAGCTCACCTCTCAGTGCCGAGCAGAGGGAGGAAGCTTCCGTGCTGGTGCGGGGACTCGGAGTTCAGCATCTTGACGCTCTCTAGGTCAGACTCCTCCGGGGTCGGCACAGTTCCTGGGGGGCTAATCTTGGGCAAGGCGCTGtcctggggagaggaaaggagggagaggggagtcgGAAGACTTGGTCTCGGACTGAGTTAACAGCCTGGGTGACAAAGGCACACAGAGTGTCTGGGGC
Proteins encoded in this window:
- the LOC113878069 gene encoding kinesin-like protein KIF19, coding for MHVAGPRPGENHTEEQRMPVVGHLTPTIRPLGKTTLPMAKVKLPPCQSLGPEDTSPVAAPSNPGDVSERVARMPRLPYGTSTQGKNGRLGHN